From the Leptospira barantonii genome, the window AAAAAAACTGTTTTGTTCCTCGACGCCGGGAGCGGGTTTGGCGATTCCGGCTCCGATCGCGTCCATTCCGAGCCCTTCTTCCCGATTCGGGGATTCCAATCGAAAGTCCATGGATTTATAAAGAAGAATTAGGTTTCCGCCCTTCATCAAAAACTGATCGAGCCGATACGATGTGCTTTCGGAAAGAAACCCGCTTCCGATCCAGATCAGAGTTCGAATCGAATCGGGAATTTCCTCCTCTTCGAGTTTTATCTCGGGAAGAATTCCATATTCTTCTTTTAGAATCTGATTCGTAAAAATTCCGATCGTATCCTTTCCGATTGCCGGTCCCGAAGAAACGGGCGATAAACTTCCGGGAACGGAAAGAATGGCGACTTCCGCGTCGCCCGGTTTTCGAATCATCTTTCGAAGTGTTGTTAGGATTTGATATTCGATTTCTTCCGCGTAAAAAGCGACCGGGAGTGTTTCTTTTTGAGTTCCCAGGGTCAAAGTGAGTCCGAGAAAAACCTGTTTGATCTGAGAAGAACCTCGTTCCGTCTTTTCCAAAATCTGAGGTTGAATTCCCGCCTCGCTCGCCTTTTTTTGTTCTTGAGCCGAGGAATCCGGATCATGAAAACGTAATACGATGTTCGAACCTCCGACGGAAGCCATTTCGCTTAACAATTCTTTCGTAAGATCCAAACGGATTTTGTATTCGCTCGGGATTTGAGAGGAATAATAGGCGTCAATATAAAGGGGAGAATGGAGGTTTTGGAAAACGTTCTTTGTACTTTGGGATATTTCAAATCGACCCGATTCGGAGATATCTTTTTTGCAGTCGAACCTCGATACGATTCCGTTCAAAAGCAAAAACAGGGGAAAAGCCTGGGAAAACAAAAACCAAGGATTTTTATTAAATCGAATTAAAAACGTTCTCGCTTGAAAAATCATCGTTTTGACCTCAACATGAGGACATTGGAATATACCATAAATAGAATGAAGCTCAGGTAAAAGAAAACTTCTCTTCCGTCCAGAATTCCCAATCGAAACGGCTCGAAGTGGTTGGAAAGAGAAAGAAAGGCGAGGGCATTCCCTAAACCCGTTCCTAAAAACTGAAGGACCGGTCTATAACCGATCAGAAAAAACAAGAGACAGAAAATCAAACCGAGCAGATACGAAACGATTTGATCTCTCGTGAAAGAGGAAACAAAACTTCCGACCGCGAGATTGGCTCCACCCAAAAGAAAAATTCCAAGATAACCTACGACGACGGTTCCAAAATCCAAATCGCCCAGATAAAAAATCGTGCACGGAATCAAAAACGTAAAGGAAAGAACGAATCCTAGAAAACTCCAAGCCGCAAAAAATTTTCCGAGAACCAATTCCGAATCGCGCAACGGAAGAGAGAAAAGAATTTCCAAGGTTCCGGAACGTTCTTCCTCGGACCAAAGCCGCATGGAAAGAGCCGGAATAAAGATCACATACAAAACCGGAACGTAGAGAAAGTATTCCTCCATACTCGCGGATTTAAAATCCCAAAAAGAACCTTCTCCCAAACCGAAAAAAAACAAAAACGAGGTTAAGAATAAGAAGAACGAAGCGAAGATCGTTCCCACGGGAGAATTGAAATAAACGGAAATTTCTTTCGAATACACCGTTCGGACGTTGAAAAGAAAGTTTCGGATCGATTCGGAAAGTTTCATCTTATCGTTGTAAGGTTAAGGATTCGAAAACGGATTCCAAGGAATTCTTTTCCGGAGTTAAGGATCTGATTTGAAACGGAGCCGTTCTTAGAATCTGAAAGATTTCCTCGGGGCGCGTATTGGATGTATGAATTCTAAATTCGAGAAAGGAATCTTCGGACTTTCCGCTTTGTGTGATTTCCAGAATTTCAAGATTACGATTCGCAAAGAACGTTTGCAAAGAATTCAAATCGGTTTCCGCGAGAATCAAACAACCCCGTCCTTTCGATAAGGATTCTATGGACGAATCCGCGATCAATTTTCCCTCGGATAACACGAGAATGTGATCGCAGATGTCCTCTACTTCCTTTAAAACGTGGGAAGAAAGCAGAATCGTTTTCCGTTTTCCTAATGTACGAATTAAATCCTTGAGTTCGGCGGTTTGGAGCGGATCCAGACCGGAGCTGGGTTCGTCCAAGATGATATATTCAGGATCTTGAATGAGAGTTCCCGCCAAGGAAACCCTTTGTTTAAAACCTTTCGAAAGAAAATGAATGGGGCTAAAGACGACGGACTCCAACTTTAACGATGTTAATACGAAATCGATTCTTTCCTTAAGATCCTTCGACGCGCCCTTTGCTTTTCCTAAAAAAGAAAGATATTCGTAAACGGTAAGATCGAAATAGATCGGTGAGGATTCCGGAAGATAACCGATTTTTTTTTGAATCTCGATTTTGTTTTCGAAAAAATCAAGACCGTCGTAGAGAATTCTTCCTTCGTTCGGATGTAAGGAGCCGGTGAGAAGTTTGAGGGTTGTCGTTTTACCGGCGCCGTTCGGGCCGAGTAGGCCCGTGATTCTCCCTTGAGGAATTTCAAAACTAAGACCGGAAATCGCGATCTTTCCCGGATAAAACTTGGAGAGTTGACTGACGGAAATCGTTCCCATTGGGATTAATCACAGAGTTCCCGATTCTCGTCGAGAGCGGCAATCGTTTTTCGAAACGGAAAGATTAAAGACCGAGTTTACCGTCCACTTTGAATTTTTTTAAGACTTCTAAAAGATCGGCGCTTAGATTTTTAATTCTCATCTTCACTCCGTAGTTATCCATCATGTTCTTAACGGTTAAGAGTTTTGCGATTCCGCTCGAAGTGATTTTCTTCACCGATTCGACCGTAAATTCCACTTCGGACATAGAACCTGAGGAAGCGGTCCTTGTCACCTCGTCGAAAATTTTATCGTAACCGTCGATTACCGGAGTATCGATCGAAACCTTACCGAACTTACCTTCTATTTTGAATTTTGACATATGATTTTTTCCTTAATTACGCGTTCTTACGCTGTAGACGAAATATATTACGATCTGAAGAAGGTGATAAATATCATCGATTTCGTAAATTAATTTCCGTACTTCTACAAAGATAATTTATAAGAGACGCATCTTCTCTTAAATTCCATTCTTCATAATCGGAACCTTCTTCCAAAAGAATCAAACCGCATTCTTCTAAAAGAATTCGAATCGTATTCCTTGGGAAGTATCTGTGTCTGTGGACCTCCGAAAATTCTTCCTCGGATCTTCGATGAGAGAAGGTGAGCGTCGACTCGAGTGTGTTCGATTCTTCCAGGAAACGATTGATCCATCGGATTTTATAGTCTCCGACTCTTTCGATGAAGGTATGACCGTCGAAATGATTCTTAAAATTGTAAAGACTGCTTAGGTCGAAAAAGAAGAGTCCGTCCGGGCCTAAGTGTGTTCGAATTTTGGAAAAAACTTTTTTCAGTTCTTTCTCATCGTTTAGGTAATTCAAAGAATCGTGTGTGGAAAGAATGAGATCGAATTTACGATTTTCTAAATCGAAATCCAGAAAATCGGCATAAATCAATTCTCCTGAAATCGGCTTTTTTCTCGCGATTTCAAGCATTTCCGAACTTGAATCGATTCCGGTAAGTTGAACGTTTTTGGGAAATTCTTCCCAGAGTTTGCAAGTGCCGCAACCCAAATCCAAAACGGTTTCCGGGAGAATATTTCCGCCTTGACCGGCGTAGGAAGAGAGAATAAATTCCGACCAGCGTTCGTACTGGACGTCCTTCATAACTGCATCATAAACCGACGAAAAGCCGGAATAGGGCTTTTTTTTAAACATAATTTAATTTTTTCTTGCTCTTTTTACGATCTTTCCAATAGTCAATCGTAATTTGATGAGACATAATGTTTCCGGAAAAATTGTGTCTATGGTAAACAAAATTCAATGGGAATAGAATTACTCCTGCCGTTTATAGCCAGCGTAGGAATTACAATCCTTCTTCGAAGGCTGGACAAATCCAACTATAAACTCAGTCAAATCAAACGTTTTACGGGAAAAGTTCAAGACGAGTTAAACGACATCGCTCTTGAAAAAATTCAATTCGTAAAAGACGCAGGAATCGATTTAGAGATCAGCCTCAAGCAGACCCGCAAACTTGCAAACGACGTTCACGCTCTCAACGAAGAATCCAGACAACTTCTGGATTCCATCAAAACCAACCGCGATTTTTTAGATTCGGTTGCGCGTGATCTAAAGGAAGTCGTTCAACTTTCCTCCGATATTCGGGAAGAATCCAACGCGATTCAACAGGGACTTCTGCGTATGGAGTCCGGTAAAAAGGAAATTCAACTTCTGGATCAGAAGATTCTCGACTTGAGATCCGAAGCGGAAGCGATCCTCGAAGTTTTTACCGATAAGGTCAATCTTCGTTCGGACGAACTTTTACAATCTCTCGCTTCCAAAATCGTGGAGCTGGAAGAACTTTTAGAAATCAAAAACGATAAGATCGATCAAGGTCTGAATTCGATCGCCGCAAACTACAGAGACAGTTTGGACGCACATTCCAATTCTCTAATGCGTGATTCCGTGGGAAGAATCGAACAACTTCGTTCCGAAATTTCTTCCTTATTCGAAACCATCCGTAACAAAGAAGAAGATTTGGATCTAAGATCCGAAAAGTTGCAGACAGTATTCTTAACCATAAGCGATAAACTCGAACGTTTGGATTCCCGTGTGGAAGAAAAAGCGGAAGCCGCAGATCGCAAACTCGAAGAGATGGCGAGACTCGCGGAAAAATCCGCTCAGGAAAAACTGGATCGGATTCTCGAACAGGTCACTCATTCCAAAGAAGCTTTTATCAACGGAGTCAAACTCGAAGTCGATTCGATTCGCAGAGAAATCGAAGGTATGAGTTTGGAAACCATGACCCGTCGCGACGAAATTTTGAACGAAACAAGACGTCAGGCGGAATCGATCAACGAATCGATTCAGTTCTTCCAGGAAAAATATCTGGAAGCGGAAAACAAACTTCTCCGCCAAGCAGACGCGCGTAAGTCCGAACTTCTGCGTCAGATCGACACTTTTGAAGAAGAATTCAACCGAATCAGTAGCAATCTTCGCACGGACGCGGATGGTCTGAAAAAAGATATTTCCATGGGTCTCAGGGAATTCCATTCAGCTTTGGATTCCGCGAGAGAAGACGCAAAAGAAAAAACGATCCATGGTATTTCCAATCTCAAAGAAGAATTCGATTTAGAACTTTCTAAACTTCATTCGGAAAGATCGACTCTCATTCAACAGGATCTGGAAGCGGTTCGTCAATCCATCGTCACTCTGGATAAACAGATTTCAAGCCGCATCAAGGACGTGGATTCTTATCTCGGAGATCTTCAATCCGCGATGGAATCCAGCGCGGGCGATCTGATGTCTCAGGTCGAAGAGAAGATCGATCTTCTTTCCGGAACCGTGGACGAAGAAGTTCGTAAGATCGATCAGAGATTCGAAAATCTTTCCCGTTATTGGGAAGAAGAACTTGGCAATATCCGTTTGAACGCTCAGGATCAGATGGGCCGTCTTCAGGAAAAACTCGGAGACGTTCATGTGGAAGGCAAGGGTCTTCTCGAAGAATTCAAAAACGAATACGCGGTTCAAAAAGACAAGATCGAAGAATTCGTTTCCCGCTATAAAACCAATTTTCAAAAAGAAGGGGATTCCGTTTCCGAAAGACTCGGCGATTCTCTTCGTAATATCAAAGAGGATGGAAACGAAATTCTCCAGACTCTTCGGGAAGAATTTTCCGGAACCATCGACAAGATGGAACAGATCGTTAAAAAGAACGAAAAGGTTCTCGAAATCCACGCGGAAAAAATCCGTAACAGCGTGGAATCCAATCTGGAAAACGCGGGCAAAGACGCCGAACGCGTGTTAGACCGTCTACGCGATTCCGCGGAAGATTTCTTTGAAAAACAAGAAGAGAAGATCAGCCGCTTAAACGGAACGATCGACGCGAAGATTTCCAAACAACTTACTTCTCTTATGGACAAGGGACAGTTGCAGTTGGGTCAGCTCGAGGAAAGAATCAGCAAATACATTCTCGACGTGAAAAAGAATCTCGAAGATTCTCTCAAAGCTTCCCGCAAGGACAGCGACGATCAGATGAAGGGTTTTCAAAAACAACTTCAGAATCAATTGCGCGAGATGGAAGCCGCTTCCGAAGAATTCCTGCGTTCCGGTAAGGAAGAATTCAAAGGTTCGATGGAAGAATACAGAGAACTTCAACTCGATCTCAAACGAGACTTGGAAGAGATCGCGAACGCTAAGAAAAATCTCATCGCTGAAATCCAAGAGGAATCGGAGAACTTGCGTTCTTCCGTGGAAGAAATCACGGATAAGATGGAAGAACTCGGTGAGAAGGCTGAACTCTTCCACAAAGCGAGCGAGGTCGTCGATAAAACCGATTCTTATATCCAAACGATGGAAGAACTTTTGTCCAGAGCCGACGAAAGAACTCCTTTGTTAAACGAACTCGAACAAAAACTGGACGAGCTACAAAACTTAAAACATTCTCTCGTGAACGAAACGGAAGACTTAAAACTCAGATTGGATTCCCTTGCTTCCATTAAGGATTCCTCGGATTCTCTTCGCAACGAATTCGAAGAACTGCAAAGAAGATCTTCCGATTGGGAAGATACGTTCACTAGACTTCTCGAAGCGGGTGAAAAAGCCCTGGAGATGGAAGAAACTTTCGGAGATCTTACCGAAAGACTCGAAAGTCTGGAATCGGTTCGCGGAGAAGTCAAAGGTCTTTTCGAAGAAACGGACGCTCATAAGGAAGCGGCCAAAGGACTTACGAATAAATTATATTCTCTTCAAAACGACGTTGAAATTTTGGAAGCGAGAGAAAAGGAAATCGCCGAGACCGTTCGCAAAACCGACGATCGAATCGAATCCTTATTCCGTAAAAAAGAAGAGATCCGTTCCGTGGAAGCGAAGTTTGAAAAGATCGAAGACCTTATGGTCGATCTTTCCGAAAGACACAAACAAATTTCCACATTACAACATCGTATGGAAGATTTAAAAGCCGGTGCGATCGTCGTGAAGGAAGACCTCGAAGGTCTTTTAGGCGAAGCGGACGATAAGTTCGAAAAACTTTCCGGTTTCTTAGACGCGGTCGGTGCGGTTACGGAAGGAAGTCCCTCTTCGAGTAAGTCGAAGGATTCTTCCAAGGATCATCTGATTCAAAGAAAGAAAGCTACGGTATTGAATCTGTATCATAACTTTCAATGGCCGGCCGAAACCATCGCCGAAAAATTAAACTTAGAAACGGGACTTGTGAATACGATTCTACAAAGCGAATCCGTTAAGAAGAAATGAAATATTTCTTGACGACGCTTAACTTGAGCTCTATGTCTCATTTTCTAAGTTATGGTATCATTTTTTTTAAAACAAAGGTAAGGTCGCAAAGGGGAAAGTTCTAAAAGGTTGTTCTTTTTCCGGGTTTCTGAAAAAAATGCAAACTGAAACCGAAACGGAACAAAAACAAACTGGACGGCCGTGAACCGGAGCAATATTGAAGATGGCACAAAAGAAGAAAACTAAGACAGAGAGGAAGAACTCAATGGCTGGAAAGAATGTCGAAAAGGAAACCCTGATCGTAACGAGCAAAGTAAAGGCTTACATTAAGTCTAAAGGATTTATGACTTCCGGAGATGCGATTGACGGATTGAACGAGAAGATTCACCAACTGATCGATGACGCTGTGAAACGTACTGAATCCAACAAAAGAAGTACGGTTCGCCCGACTGATTTCTAATTCGATTTGATCTTCATCAAAAACAAGAGCGAAATCGAAAAAATGAGAGCGGCTGGGAAACTGGCCGCTAAACTTTTGGATTATATTTCCGCTTACGTTCTACCCGGTGCTTCCACATTGCAGTTGAACGATCTTTGCGAGGAATTTACCAAGAAGCACGGAGCAAAATCCGCTCCGCTCGGTTATAAAGGATTTCCTAAATCGATCTGTACTTCCGTGAATCAAGTTGTATGTCACGGAATTCCAAAAGCGACGGATGTTCTAAAGGAAGGGGATATCATCAACATCGATGTGACTCCTCTTTTGGACGGCTATCACGGAGATTCTTCCCGTACGTTCATCGTAGGCGGTAAGACGATTCCGGAAGTGGAAACCCTCGTCGCGGATACGGAAAGAGCGATGTATATCGGCATCGAACAAGTCAAACCCGGCAACCGAGTGCACGATATCGCGAATGCGATCGACGATTTTCTGACTCCGAAAGGATACGGAATCGTTCGCGATCTGATGGGACACGGAATCGGCAGAGGCTTTCACGAAGATCCTCAGATCCCCCACTTTCGTCAGAATCGAAAACTTGCAAAGCTCGAACCCGGTATGATCTTTACGATCGAACCGATGGTCAACCTCGGAACCTGGCAAGTCAACTTCTCCAAAGAAGATCATTGGACCGTAACTACAAAAGACGGCAAGTGGTCCGCTCAATTCGAACACACGATTCTCGTCACCGAAAAAGGCTATGAAATTTTAACCGTATCGGGTTAATCTGGTGTCATGGAAACGGTACTTGGTTATCTGAGCGCTTTAGGTAGAGACGCAGTATTTTTTTTAATCAGTTTTGTTCTCTTTTACATCGGTAAAAAAATCAAGGATTGGATCGAACCCGGCGATCTCGATCACGAAATCGTAGTCAATAACAACACCGCGGTCTCTTCGGGGTTAGCAGGTTATTATCTCGGGCTTACGTTGATTCTGCTCGTAATCCTTTCCTCACCCGGAACCGATTTTATCTCGGATTGTTTTCAAGTTTTATACTACGGCATTCTCGGGATTCTCCTTTTGAATCTTTCCTACTATATCAACGATAAGGTGATCTTTAGAAGTTTGGATTTTAACGAACTTGTATATTCGGGGAAGAACGTAGCGGTCGGTGCGGTCGTTTTCGGAAGTAGCATCGCTTCCTCCATCATTATCGCGGCTTCCTTAAGCGGAGATAACTCTGGACTTGCGTTTTCGATTTGGAAGGACTTGGGTCTTTTGGAACCGGTTCAAAAACTTTTGGACGGAACCATTCTCGGGGTTTTGTTTTTTTCGATCGGACAATTCGCTTTGGTTTTGTTTACGCTCGCGTATCGTAAGATCGTTCCGTATTCTTTGGATGTGGAATTGAAGGAAAAGGAGAATCTTGCCTCCGGAATTTCCTACAGCGGTGCGTTAGTCGCTCTTGGAATCATCATCGCAAGAGCTCTTCACAAAGATCCGGTTTCGATGGAACACACTCTATTTCAAATCTTTTTGGATTTTGTACTTGGGTTGATCGTAATTCCGGCGGTTCGACTTTTGACGGACGCCGTAATTCTACCCGGAAGTACTCTCAAGGAAGAAATCAGTCGAGATCAAAACGTGGGAGTGGGAATCTTGGAAGCCGCCGTACTCGTCAGCTTTGCGGGAATTCTTTTTTACGCGGTTTAAGGTTTAGAGGAATTCTTTTAAGAGAGGTTGCGACTTCGCAGTTTCTGAAGTCGTATTAATAGATTTCTCTAGAAGTATAAAGTTTCCATTCCAGATGATAAACTTTGCGAATTCCGTATTCGAAAGAATCTTTGAGGAGTTTGATTCGATCTTCTTCGGAAAAATCTTCGATCGAACCGGAAACTTCTACGGTTTTTAAAACTTCAGAACCGAGTTCTGCAAAAACGTACTTATGATTCGTATGAAACGGTCTCAAATCCCTTTCCTGAAAACCCTTCAACGCACCGACTACGGCTGCGAACACGATCTGTTTGGAAAGTTTATCCTTAGGCAAAACGGCGAGACGAATCGCGGAAACAACATCCGAATAAGAAATAAAACCGGAATGATTCGGAAGCAAGGCAACTTCAGTGCGGGGAAATTTATTCTTTTCGGATAATTGTTTTTGCATACTCGATTTGTATCAAATTTATGATCGAAAGTAAAGAAATAATTTCCGAATTCAAATCTCTGATCGAAAGCTCCGGCTTTGATCTTTATGGAATTTGTGACGCAAAAATTCCACAAGAAGACAGAGATAACATTCTTTCTTGGGTAAAGGAAGGAAAACACGGAAAGATGGAATGGTATCCGAAGAACATGGATCTTCGGTTGGATTTTAAGAATCTCGGTTTTGATCCCGTTTCCGCAATCGCTCTGGGAACTCTTTACAACGATCCCGAATACGACGAGTTCTCCCGAAAAATGTCGTATCGATTTTCAAGATACGCGATCGGTGAAGACTATCATCGTGTTCTGCGAAGACTTGCAAAACCTCTAATACAGGCTTTGAAAACAAAATATCCGAATCATAAGTTTCGTCAGGGTGTGGATTCTCTGCCGGTTCCCGAGAAGGTTTTAGCGAGAATGGCCGGACTCGGATGGAAGGCGAAGAATACGAATCTCATTCATCCCGACTTCGGTTCGTTCTTTTTTATCACAGTGATCTTAACCGATTTGCCCGTTCATACGGTACAAATCGACGTCAAGGATCGATGTGGAACCTGTACCGCCTGTATCGATTCCTGTCCGACCGGAGCCTTGGAACCTTATAAGATCGACGCTGGCAAATGTATATCGCATCATACATTGGAAGATTCTTCCGAAACGATTTCGGATACTCAAGGATGGCTCGCGGGTTGCGACGTTTGTCAGGATGTTTGTCCGTGGAATCACGTAAAGGCGCGTAAAAAAGGGATTCAAACAAAAAGGGAAGAATTTAAAACCCGCTTTTATTTTAAGGAGAATCCCGATTCTATCTTGGATTTCAACAAGGAAGAATTCAAAACCTATTTTTCTGATTCCGCTATATCCCGAATGAGTTTCGAGATGTTTCAGAGAAACGCGAACCACATCAAAGATACTTTCAAAAATCCTAAAGTTTAAGCCCGCGTCGCTCCCGGATTTTGAATCCAAGAAGGATTGAGCCCGGTTTCTCACCAAAGGATTGAGGGCGCGGCCGCGGACGAAAATTACCGCTAACAATCTACGGATAAAATCAAGAATTTGCAGAATCGAAGCCTGAATGTGAAGACGATTTTGGAAATTTATTTCGTCCGAATAGAACAAAGGAAGAATCTTTATTTAACTGGGCGCGTTTGATTTATTTTTATTAGAATATTAAAGTTTAAAAAATTAAAATATTAAGATTTACTTTAGTTTATTGTGTATCCATATTCAAATAAAGAATATTCGTATTTAATTTTAAATAAGGTTTGGTGACGGTTATAAAAAATCCATGAGACGAATCCCTTTTAAACTTTTGTATGTGGAAGACGAAGAGTTGATTCGTGTAACTATGGTTCGTTTTTTAAAACGTTTTACCGCGTTCGTCTGTTCCGCAGAAAACGGAAAAGTCGCTTGGGACATGTTCCTTGAGTATCAACCGGACGTAATCATTACGGATATCAAGATGCCCGTGTTAAACGGAATTGAACTCATAAAAAAAATTAGGGAACAAAATTTGAATATTCCGATTGCCGCAATGACCGCTTTCTCAGAACCTGAAATTATAGAAGCGGCGCGCAACGCGGGTGCGAATGAAATTTTTATCAAACCGGTGAGCGTGGATCATGTAAGAAAACTGCTTCTTACATTCGAAAAATAGAATATTTGTAAACCGACGGATTAGTATACGTTACGATCAATGGATCGAATAGA encodes:
- a CDS encoding response regulator codes for the protein MRRIPFKLLYVEDEELIRVTMVRFLKRFTAFVCSAENGKVAWDMFLEYQPDVIITDIKMPVLNGIELIKKIREQNLNIPIAAMTAFSEPEIIEAARNAGANEIFIKPVSVDHVRKLLLTFEK